One genomic window of Leptospira perdikensis includes the following:
- a CDS encoding D-alanine--D-alanine ligase — protein sequence MIQTKIALLFGGISGEHIISIRSSYFIFNTIDRDKFQICPVYIDQTGKFWIPKGKDPIYPDPTGKTESEFLKEFSSANQISESKTGAALLEHGFQAAFLGLHGGAGEDGRIQGFLDVLDIPHTGSGVLASALAMDKYRANLLFQTIGIPVAPFVDLEKGITDARKTVLNLPFSFPVFIKPTLGGSSVNTGMAKTPEEAMVLVDKIFVSEDRVLIQKLISGTEVSIGVLERKEGEKRIPFALVPTEIRPKSEFFDFEAKYTKGGSEEITPAPVGDEITKKLQEYTLKCHEILGCKGYSRTDFIISEGVPYVLETNTLPGMTGTSLIPQQAKALGIEMKDVFTWLLSIALS from the coding sequence ATGATCCAAACCAAAATCGCACTGCTTTTCGGAGGAATCTCCGGGGAACATATCATTTCTATTCGTTCTTCCTATTTCATTTTCAATACAATCGATAGGGACAAATTCCAAATTTGTCCTGTTTACATTGACCAAACTGGAAAGTTTTGGATTCCCAAAGGAAAAGATCCAATTTACCCGGATCCAACGGGTAAAACAGAATCCGAATTTTTAAAAGAATTTTCTTCTGCGAATCAGATTTCTGAATCAAAAACGGGAGCTGCCCTTCTCGAACATGGATTTCAGGCCGCCTTTCTCGGATTACACGGCGGAGCAGGAGAAGATGGGCGGATTCAAGGTTTTTTGGATGTATTAGATATCCCACATACAGGTTCTGGAGTTTTGGCATCGGCTCTGGCAATGGATAAATATCGTGCCAATCTGTTATTCCAAACGATCGGAATTCCTGTTGCTCCTTTTGTAGATTTAGAAAAAGGAATTACAGATGCCAGAAAAACAGTTTTGAATCTACCTTTTTCATTTCCAGTTTTCATTAAACCAACATTAGGTGGATCGAGTGTAAATACAGGAATGGCAAAAACACCAGAAGAAGCTATGGTTCTTGTGGATAAAATTTTTGTTTCGGAAGATAGAGTCCTCATCCAAAAGTTGATTTCCGGGACGGAAGTGTCGATTGGAGTTTTAGAACGAAAGGAAGGAGAAAAACGAATTCCTTTTGCTTTAGTGCCAACAGAGATCAGACCCAAATCTGAGTTTTTTGATTTTGAAGCTAAATATACCAAAGGAGGAAGTGAAGAAATCACTCCAGCACCTGTTGGTGATGAAATCACAAAAAAACTACAAGAGTATACTTTGAAATGTCACGAAATCCTTGGTTGCAAGGGGTATTCTCGTACAGACTTTATTATTAGTGAAGGAGTGCCGTATGTTTTAGAAACAAACACCCTTCCTGGAATGACAGGTACGAGTCTCATCCCGCAACAAGCCAAAGCTCTGGGAATTGAAATGAAGGATGTGTTTACTTGGCTTCTATCGATTGCTCTTTCTTAG
- a CDS encoding PP2C family protein-serine/threonine phosphatase, with translation MNSWGNIAFDFYTFGSLVGVIFTFYNAQFFLTVKEKSEATYQLGMGTLWLGLFHFGYMVNFSFMGPSSAYLRWLVIIGAMAGASYLTSFFLSYPEVYFPRLKKYLFWVMNTIVVVVTGYFVYISLTAGRLYFFSGHYWDFPVPVFYKAYALIVLGFFVTFSVIALIQIFKMPKESRFATASILIAFILVTIIPGIMNAQSRDGAIGRGIYQTTTDLVLVVGLFVANVVYINNTKDKTTIISRIIGISLASFLLVLQLVAYSVIQQSEANYDMVHSARAKNFIAGIETDQVPSFHYTYDTNQKEFVRKKGMEETNVDPESYEAEYWNYWALETILSYKQNKDWNQKTENLLSSLPETSKGYAAEIKRLLSSEKIIDPKSLIHELESEKRKILYTRNKLREIPIKNFSENAESLVSKKEGPLSGFYAVARSVLDSNLSEEKKSSALDQMFSPMPNHGDRNYRGRVKFTENNPEYSFFVSYLIVDKTNGLVHEVGYPYVDYREFQEEVTLPWIIGVLALAVLVIFGYRLFFLIALLRPIEQIIEGLTEVNSGNLEHRLIVHVEDDIGFMARSFNRMVRSIQAARKKLEQYADQLEVKVQERTKELENTLKEVQSLKHQQDGDYFLTSLLLQPFNANHAKHDNVRIDFLLEQKKKFTFKQYEKEIGGDLNIANQIFLNNRSYTVFLNADAMGKSMQGAGGALVLGSVFESIITRTQLLSEARNTYPERWIKNTFLELHKIFEGFDGSMLVSLVLGLIDNDTGLLYFINAEHPWMVLYRDGIASFIENELMFRKLGTSGVQGNLYIKTFQLEAGDILIAGSDGRDDLLISHTEDGKRVINEDERLFLKVVESGKGELDRIYDELRNYGTLTDDLSLLRVSYIEEKERYKIEKERLKEIQTLLLKAKEASESSDLQEAVSYLEEANSLEENIPEIKKKFIQLYLKLKDYGNAKKMAKDYSLLKPMDTEIMYITAFCARKVADVKTAIDFGERVRLRDPSHVKNLINLGQTYLADKNLGRAENILSSALELDPENPSLQRLLDHIRKKQNKQDVVS, from the coding sequence ATGAACTCTTGGGGAAATATAGCTTTTGATTTTTATACATTCGGCTCTCTAGTCGGTGTTATTTTTACTTTTTACAATGCACAATTTTTTTTAACAGTTAAAGAAAAATCGGAAGCCACCTACCAACTGGGTATGGGGACTCTTTGGCTCGGTCTTTTCCATTTTGGTTATATGGTTAATTTTTCCTTTATGGGACCATCTTCGGCTTATCTGCGTTGGCTTGTGATTATAGGAGCGATGGCTGGAGCTTCTTACCTAACTAGTTTTTTCTTAAGTTACCCTGAGGTTTATTTTCCCAGACTAAAAAAATATCTTTTTTGGGTAATGAATACAATTGTTGTGGTTGTTACTGGTTATTTTGTTTATATAAGCCTAACGGCTGGTAGGTTGTATTTCTTTAGTGGTCACTACTGGGATTTCCCTGTTCCAGTTTTTTATAAAGCATATGCATTGATTGTTTTAGGTTTTTTTGTGACCTTCTCTGTGATTGCTTTGATTCAGATTTTTAAAATGCCAAAAGAATCAAGATTTGCAACGGCAAGTATCTTGATTGCATTTATCCTTGTCACCATCATTCCAGGAATTATGAATGCTCAGTCTAGGGACGGGGCCATTGGTCGGGGGATTTATCAAACCACAACAGATCTAGTTTTGGTTGTTGGACTCTTTGTTGCCAATGTTGTATACATCAACAATACAAAAGATAAAACGACTATCATTTCCCGGATCATCGGAATTTCCCTCGCTTCCTTTTTACTTGTTTTACAACTTGTAGCTTATTCTGTTATACAACAATCGGAAGCTAACTATGATATGGTGCATTCCGCTCGGGCAAAAAACTTTATTGCAGGTATTGAAACGGACCAAGTACCTAGTTTCCATTATACCTACGATACAAACCAAAAAGAATTTGTTCGTAAAAAGGGTATGGAAGAAACCAATGTTGATCCAGAAAGTTATGAAGCAGAGTATTGGAATTACTGGGCCTTAGAAACAATTCTTTCTTACAAACAAAATAAGGACTGGAATCAAAAAACAGAAAATTTACTTTCTAGTCTCCCTGAAACTAGTAAAGGTTATGCGGCGGAAATCAAACGACTTTTATCTTCTGAAAAAATAATCGATCCAAAATCTTTGATTCACGAATTGGAATCGGAAAAACGAAAAATTCTTTATACAAGAAACAAGTTACGAGAAATTCCGATAAAGAATTTTTCGGAGAATGCAGAGTCCTTGGTTTCCAAAAAAGAAGGTCCACTTTCTGGTTTTTATGCAGTTGCACGTTCCGTTCTTGATTCTAATCTTTCTGAAGAAAAAAAATCATCTGCTCTCGATCAAATGTTTTCACCTATGCCCAATCACGGAGACAGAAACTATCGTGGCCGTGTGAAATTTACGGAAAACAATCCGGAATATTCTTTTTTTGTAAGTTATCTAATCGTGGATAAAACAAACGGACTTGTACATGAAGTCGGATATCCTTACGTTGATTACAGGGAATTCCAAGAAGAGGTAACTTTACCTTGGATTATCGGCGTTTTAGCTTTGGCTGTTCTTGTGATATTTGGATATAGATTATTCTTTTTAATTGCACTCCTTCGGCCCATAGAACAAATCATCGAAGGTTTGACTGAAGTAAATTCTGGAAATTTGGAACATCGCCTAATCGTTCATGTAGAAGATGATATCGGATTTATGGCCCGATCCTTCAACCGAATGGTTCGCTCCATCCAAGCTGCACGAAAGAAATTAGAGCAGTATGCGGACCAACTGGAAGTTAAGGTACAAGAACGAACCAAAGAATTGGAAAATACTTTGAAGGAAGTACAATCATTAAAACACCAACAAGATGGTGATTATTTTTTAACTTCTCTTCTTTTGCAGCCATTTAACGCAAATCATGCGAAACATGACAATGTGCGGATTGATTTTTTACTAGAACAAAAGAAAAAGTTCACCTTCAAACAATATGAAAAAGAAATTGGTGGAGATTTAAATATTGCCAACCAAATATTTCTAAACAATCGGTCTTATACAGTTTTTCTAAATGCTGATGCCATGGGAAAATCCATGCAAGGAGCCGGCGGGGCTCTCGTACTTGGTTCTGTTTTTGAATCCATCATCACAAGGACACAGCTTTTAAGTGAGGCAAGAAATACTTATCCGGAACGTTGGATTAAAAACACCTTTTTAGAACTTCATAAGATCTTTGAAGGTTTTGATGGGTCGATGCTTGTTTCATTAGTTCTTGGTTTGATTGATAATGATACAGGGCTATTGTACTTTATCAACGCAGAACATCCTTGGATGGTTCTTTACCGAGATGGAATAGCTAGTTTTATCGAAAACGAATTGATGTTTAGAAAACTAGGAACCTCAGGCGTCCAAGGAAATCTTTATATCAAAACGTTTCAACTCGAAGCGGGAGACATTCTCATTGCAGGTTCTGATGGTCGAGACGATTTACTCATCTCTCACACAGAAGATGGGAAACGTGTGATCAACGAAGATGAAAGACTGTTTTTAAAAGTAGTCGAATCTGGAAAAGGGGAACTAGACCGAATTTATGATGAACTGCGTAATTATGGAACCCTTACAGACGACTTATCTTTGTTACGTGTCTCTTACATTGAAGAAAAAGAACGTTACAAAATTGAAAAAGAACGTCTGAAAGAAATCCAAACACTCCTTCTGAAAGCAAAAGAGGCCAGTGAATCCTCCGATTTACAAGAAGCGGTATCTTATTTGGAAGAGGCAAATTCATTAGAAGAGAATATTCCTGAAATCAAAAAGAAATTCATCCAACTCTACTTAAAATTAAAGGACTATGGGAATGCCAAAAAGATGGCCAAAGACTATAGTTTATTAAAACCAATGGATACAGAGATTATGTACATCACTGCCTTTTGTGCGCGTAAAGTGGCTGATGTTAAAACGGCTATTGATTTTGGGGAAAGGGTGCGCCTTCGTGATCCGAGCCATGTCAAAAACTTAATTAATTTGGGCCAGACTTACTTGGCAGATAAAAATCTGGGTCGGGCGGAGAATATTCTCAGTTCCGCTTTGGAGTTAGATCCCGAAAATCCTAGTTTGCAAAGGCTTCTTGACCACATTCGGAAAAAACAAAACAAACAAGATGTGGTCAGTTAG
- a CDS encoding MlaE family ABC transporter permease, whose translation MKVFFSKTLEPLLYAVGYTVLLLFRSIGQSHHLFFKRREILEQMFIAGVGSLFVVSIVSIFTGMILGLNTGLGLRDFGAEGQIGLLLTITLTREMSPFMTSLILAASVGSAMAAEIGTMKVSEEIDALEVMSINPIRYLVMPRIVGFSLMVPVLCVYSAALGILGGGIVGHFQLGIDMISYFQDVYYRISSVPGLKDLYVGLLKGYVFGVAISTISCSQGLRTEGGAIGVGQTTRQAVVTSFLMVIFSGYVLTALFYK comes from the coding sequence ATGAAAGTCTTTTTTTCCAAAACATTGGAACCACTACTTTATGCCGTTGGGTATACGGTCCTTCTTCTTTTTCGTTCGATTGGCCAGTCCCACCATCTCTTCTTTAAACGAAGAGAAATCTTAGAACAAATGTTTATCGCAGGTGTGGGTTCTCTTTTTGTTGTCTCCATTGTTTCCATTTTTACAGGAATGATCCTTGGTTTAAATACAGGTCTTGGACTCAGGGACTTTGGAGCCGAAGGGCAAATTGGGCTTTTACTCACCATCACCCTCACTCGTGAAATGTCTCCTTTTATGACATCTCTCATCCTGGCAGCTTCCGTAGGTTCAGCTATGGCTGCAGAAATTGGAACCATGAAGGTCTCTGAAGAAATTGATGCCTTGGAAGTGATGTCAATCAATCCGATTCGCTATTTGGTGATGCCAAGGATTGTTGGTTTTTCCCTGATGGTTCCAGTATTATGCGTGTATTCCGCCGCCTTAGGAATCTTAGGAGGTGGAATTGTAGGTCATTTCCAACTGGGAATTGATATGATCAGTTACTTCCAAGATGTCTATTATCGCATTTCATCTGTTCCTGGATTAAAAGATCTATATGTAGGACTTTTAAAAGGATATGTGTTTGGAGTTGCGATCTCTACCATTTCTTGTAGCCAAGGACTCAGGACGGAAGGTGGGGCCATTGGTGTGGGGCAAACCACAAGACAAGCAGTGGTCACTTCCTTTCTGATGGTCATTTTTTCGGGTTATGTGTTAACGGCTTTATTTTATAAATGA
- a CDS encoding sodium:solute symporter family protein, translated as MSFQAVFIVGYLFITIAIGVYAAKKVKNSRDFILAGRSLPLPISTAALFATWFGSETILGSSVEFAKGGFLSVIQDPFGGALCLFLLGLVFAKYLYRMQILTFGDFYKNRYGKKMELIAGVCLIFSYFGWVAAQFVALGIMVQILFGINQFTAIVIGACLVVFYTYLGGMWSVSLTDFFQSISIIVGLVIVIYELNDIKPIWTSIQEKPDGFFRFFPESNYHAWTLYLSAWMVVGFGSLPQQDIFQRVMSAKSEKVAITASYLSSVLYLLFALIPLFLGLHAKSLLPDFDLYGETGQLLIPTMISKFSSPWVQVLFFSALISAILSTASGAILAPSSILSENILKYAFKDMNDKKLLLLSRTSVLIIAGISFLLAVGKPSIYALVEDSGGISLVTLFIPMVFGLLSQRADERSALFSLFVGIVTWLILEMYGDDMTSHFYGTIASLIAILIGMYFFPKKEQSIEAK; from the coding sequence ATGAGTTTTCAAGCAGTCTTCATTGTTGGTTATCTATTCATCACCATTGCCATCGGAGTTTACGCAGCAAAAAAAGTAAAAAACTCGCGCGACTTTATCTTAGCTGGTAGAAGTTTACCTCTCCCAATCTCAACTGCGGCTCTTTTTGCTACTTGGTTTGGAAGTGAAACCATCCTTGGCTCCTCTGTCGAATTTGCAAAAGGTGGATTTTTATCGGTGATCCAAGATCCGTTTGGCGGGGCACTCTGTCTTTTTTTACTCGGCCTCGTTTTTGCAAAGTATCTTTACCGGATGCAAATTCTTACCTTTGGTGATTTTTATAAAAACCGCTATGGGAAAAAAATGGAACTCATTGCAGGAGTTTGTTTGATTTTTTCCTACTTCGGTTGGGTGGCCGCACAGTTTGTAGCACTCGGAATTATGGTGCAGATCCTTTTTGGAATCAACCAATTCACAGCGATTGTCATTGGAGCCTGCCTTGTTGTTTTTTATACTTACCTTGGAGGAATGTGGTCTGTATCTCTAACGGATTTTTTCCAATCCATATCCATCATCGTGGGACTCGTCATCGTTATATACGAGTTAAACGATATTAAACCGATCTGGACTTCCATTCAAGAAAAACCAGACGGATTTTTTCGATTTTTTCCGGAATCAAATTATCACGCTTGGACACTTTACCTTTCTGCTTGGATGGTTGTTGGTTTTGGATCCTTACCACAACAGGACATATTCCAAAGGGTGATGTCAGCAAAATCTGAAAAAGTAGCAATTACCGCATCTTACCTTTCCTCCGTTTTATATCTACTTTTTGCCCTCATCCCTTTGTTTTTAGGACTCCATGCGAAAAGCCTGCTTCCCGACTTTGATTTATACGGAGAAACAGGACAACTCCTCATCCCTACAATGATTTCTAAGTTTTCCAGCCCTTGGGTTCAGGTTTTATTTTTTTCAGCCCTCATCTCTGCTATCCTATCCACTGCCTCCGGTGCAATTCTTGCGCCCTCTTCAATTCTATCTGAGAATATTCTAAAGTACGCATTCAAAGATATGAATGATAAAAAGTTACTCCTACTTTCTAGAACTTCAGTCCTTATCATTGCAGGAATTTCATTCCTTCTTGCAGTAGGAAAACCCTCTATTTATGCTCTTGTGGAAGACTCCGGCGGGATCTCTCTTGTTACGTTATTTATCCCGATGGTATTTGGTTTACTCAGTCAAAGGGCCGATGAAAGATCCGCCCTTTTTTCTCTATTTGTCGGAATTGTGACTTGGCTTATACTCGAAATGTATGGAGACGATATGACAAGCCATTTCTATGGAACCATAGCAAGTCTTATTGCAATACTTATAGGAATGTATTTCTTTCCTAAGAAAGAGCAATCGATAGAAGCCAAGTAA
- a CDS encoding GNAT family N-acetyltransferase has translation MSEIFEIRISHQFKDFQKEEWNLLVPPDSVFQEYEFLAGLEKTGCIGNSDWTPVLVSSRREGVLWGVLPAYVRSDSYGEYIFDFQWANAFHRAGIPYYPKLTVAVPFTPVTGSRILLHPNLTAQERDFLSSELLQKLLQFGKEKETSSVHLLFCKEEEQKTGIQNSFAPRLSHQYHWFNKGFASFDEFLSTLVKDRRKTIRQERRKISESGLNIQTLTGDKITEDHAHTFYEFYKDTHSKKWGQPYLNRQFFLEMYHTFRHRLLLVLASDLSGKPIGGSWNVFRDGFLFGRYWGALEHIPNLHFECCYYRLIDYAIEHKMERVEAGAQGEHKFLRGYEAVPMYSLHHIYNEQGRAAIESYLEREIVMERENISAYNAQSPIKALREG, from the coding sequence TTGAGTGAAATATTTGAGATCAGAATCTCGCATCAGTTTAAAGACTTTCAAAAAGAGGAGTGGAATCTTTTGGTTCCCCCTGATTCGGTCTTTCAGGAATACGAATTTCTAGCAGGATTAGAAAAGACCGGTTGCATCGGAAATTCTGATTGGACTCCCGTTCTTGTCTCCTCCCGGAGGGAGGGAGTTTTATGGGGGGTTTTGCCTGCCTATGTGCGAAGTGATTCCTATGGGGAGTATATTTTTGATTTTCAATGGGCCAATGCATTTCATCGGGCCGGAATTCCTTATTACCCCAAACTGACGGTGGCTGTTCCCTTCACTCCCGTGACGGGAAGTCGAATTTTACTTCATCCAAATCTAACGGCACAAGAAAGGGATTTTTTAAGTTCGGAACTTTTACAAAAGTTACTCCAATTCGGAAAGGAAAAGGAAACATCTTCCGTTCATCTTTTATTTTGCAAAGAGGAAGAACAAAAAACAGGTATCCAAAATTCCTTTGCTCCCAGACTTTCTCATCAATACCATTGGTTTAACAAGGGTTTTGCGAGTTTCGATGAGTTTTTATCTACTCTTGTAAAGGACAGAAGAAAAACCATTCGCCAAGAACGTCGCAAAATTTCAGAGTCAGGCCTAAACATCCAAACTCTGACAGGGGATAAGATTACAGAAGATCATGCCCATACATTTTATGAATTTTACAAAGATACCCATTCTAAAAAATGGGGCCAACCTTACTTAAACCGTCAATTTTTTTTAGAAATGTATCATACATTCCGCCATCGACTTCTGCTTGTCCTAGCTTCAGATCTTTCCGGAAAACCAATTGGTGGAAGTTGGAATGTATTTCGAGATGGGTTCTTATTTGGAAGGTATTGGGGTGCTCTCGAACACATCCCTAATTTGCATTTTGAATGTTGTTATTACCGATTGATTGATTACGCTATAGAACATAAAATGGAACGAGTGGAAGCGGGTGCCCAAGGAGAACATAAATTCCTTCGCGGTTATGAAGCGGTTCCAATGTACAGTTTGCATCATATTTATAATGAACAAGGCCGGGCCGCCATCGAATCCTATTTGGAACGAGAGATTGTTATGGAAAGGGAAAACATTTCCGCCTACAATGCACAGTCTCCTATTAAGGCTCTCCGGGAGGGATAA
- a CDS encoding DedA family protein translates to MTRILELPPLLLWAFFCFSNFLENVFPPWPGDTITVFSGFLTSSPGTPLSFVSVVVATYLGNLLGALVMYFFGERFLNFLKRSRFPFLSAFYEEENLQKTLEWFRRHEIVVVLLSRFSAGIRFFVSIVAGMSKMNVIKFVILYTIAVSFWCGLLLLGGSVMGRHWNQIVVMLSYYNRTIGFLILCLFLYFLYQIKKKRNTKLT, encoded by the coding sequence TTGACTCGAATTTTAGAGTTACCACCCCTTTTACTTTGGGCTTTTTTTTGTTTCTCTAATTTTTTAGAGAATGTTTTCCCCCCTTGGCCTGGGGACACTATCACTGTTTTTTCCGGTTTTCTTACTTCTAGTCCTGGCACGCCACTTTCTTTTGTTTCTGTAGTGGTGGCTACTTATTTGGGCAACCTTTTGGGAGCCCTTGTTATGTATTTCTTTGGGGAAAGGTTTTTAAACTTTCTAAAACGATCAAGGTTCCCTTTTCTTTCTGCTTTCTATGAAGAGGAAAACTTACAAAAAACTCTCGAGTGGTTTCGCCGGCATGAGATTGTTGTCGTTCTTTTGTCCCGATTTTCCGCAGGAATCCGATTCTTTGTTTCCATTGTGGCCGGAATGTCTAAAATGAACGTCATTAAATTTGTCATCTTATACACAATTGCCGTTTCCTTTTGGTGTGGACTATTGCTCCTTGGGGGTTCCGTTATGGGAAGGCACTGGAACCAAATCGTTGTTATGCTGTCGTACTACAACCGAACCATCGGCTTCTTAATCCTATGTTTATTTTTATACTTTCTGTACCAAATTAAGAAGAAAAGAAATACAAAGTTGACATGA
- a CDS encoding exodeoxyribonuclease VII small subunit: MVEKKTISFEEALRELEDIAEKLERGTLSLEDSIKAYERGMELKKVCSERLVDAEAKIEFLSKAPSGEIVKSAVKKKKEDSPSKPAEEDLF, from the coding sequence ATGGTAGAGAAAAAAACAATTAGTTTTGAAGAAGCCCTTCGCGAATTAGAAGACATAGCTGAAAAATTAGAAAGGGGAACTCTTTCTTTAGAGGACTCGATCAAGGCTTATGAAAGAGGGATGGAGTTAAAAAAAGTTTGTTCGGAACGGCTTGTAGATGCGGAAGCTAAAATTGAATTTTTATCTAAAGCACCGAGTGGTGAAATTGTGAAATCTGCCGTCAAAAAAAAGAAGGAAGATAGTCCATCCAAACCTGCGGAAGAAGATTTATTTTAA
- the xseA gene encoding exodeoxyribonuclease VII large subunit, whose translation MEPIDSSLSVSDVNRLIKAKLQDSSEFKNIWVRGEISNHSQTNSSGHMYFSLKDTTSVIKCAFFSFQAKNYKGTPLRNGMEILVYGSVSVYEPGGYYSLTVQKVEEIGEGDILLKIEKLKKALYDKGVFDVTHKRPLPKFPKRLGIVTSPKGAAVEDIIRIATDLNPSIQILVSPCLVQGDGAELSIIEAIKEINDPKWEVDVIIAGRGGGSFEDLMAFNQEAVVMAYYNSRIPIISAVGHEIDRVLTDLAADATTPTPTAAAKLAIPNVSDTLIRLDEMEDRIKAALTNLIRLGKEKWAGITGRPVFQNPKTLLEVRSTALDELMTKISLLGKNYLVRKQSEFQKFDSLSQNWKSYLERIHNKFTLAEQRLDHFSPLGTLKRGYSVVRNKNKQVISSIHNIKENESLEVFLSDGKLLVDVKEKI comes from the coding sequence ATGGAACCAATCGATAGTTCTCTTAGTGTTAGTGATGTCAATCGGCTGATCAAAGCCAAACTCCAAGACTCATCCGAATTCAAAAACATTTGGGTTCGGGGAGAGATTTCCAATCACTCTCAAACCAATAGTTCTGGGCATATGTATTTTTCTCTAAAAGATACAACAAGTGTGATAAAATGTGCCTTTTTTTCCTTCCAAGCCAAAAACTATAAAGGAACCCCTCTCCGAAATGGTATGGAAATTTTAGTGTATGGTTCTGTATCTGTTTATGAACCTGGTGGATACTATAGCCTAACCGTACAAAAGGTGGAAGAAATTGGAGAAGGAGACATCCTTCTTAAAATCGAAAAACTAAAAAAAGCCCTTTACGATAAGGGTGTTTTTGATGTCACACACAAACGCCCTCTTCCTAAATTCCCGAAACGTCTAGGGATTGTTACTTCTCCCAAGGGAGCTGCTGTGGAAGATATCATCCGCATTGCTACAGACCTAAATCCCTCCATTCAAATCCTTGTTTCCCCCTGTCTTGTGCAAGGAGACGGTGCAGAACTTTCTATCATCGAGGCGATTAAAGAAATTAATGATCCCAAATGGGAAGTGGACGTAATCATTGCTGGACGAGGTGGTGGTTCTTTTGAAGACTTAATGGCCTTTAACCAAGAAGCCGTCGTTATGGCTTATTACAATTCCAGGATTCCTATCATCTCTGCTGTGGGTCATGAAATTGATCGTGTGCTTACTGACCTTGCCGCCGATGCGACCACTCCCACTCCCACAGCTGCTGCAAAACTCGCCATTCCCAATGTTTCTGACACCCTCATCCGACTCGATGAAATGGAAGATCGAATCAAAGCCGCCTTAACCAACCTGATACGCTTAGGAAAAGAAAAATGGGCAGGAATCACGGGAAGGCCTGTTTTCCAAAACCCAAAAACATTATTAGAAGTTCGGTCCACTGCCCTTGATGAACTAATGACAAAGATTTCTTTACTGGGTAAAAATTATTTGGTAAGGAAACAAAGTGAATTTCAAAAATTTGACAGCCTTTCCCAAAATTGGAAATCTTATTTAGAAAGAATTCACAACAAATTCACACTCGCAGAACAAAGATTAGATCATTTTTCTCCGCTTGGAACTTTAAAACGCGGGTATTCAGTAGTCCGGAATAAAAACAAACAAGTTATATCTTCTATTCATAATATCAAAGAAAATGAAAGTTTAGAAGTTTTCCTTTCCGATGGGAAACTTCTGGTAGACGTAAAAGAAAAAATTTAG
- a CDS encoding AI-2E family transporter: MNWIKNKNEIIVYLLLGAIFIGTCLTLFFVFKPFLWASFLALLFYLTTRKIHKKLKNLLGVKFHGLSPYIMVLLMLAGVFIPSYLIVSTLIRESLNLVSYIRNQLTEESIVSLLLNSPMLTDFFTENEFFWIKLPLMYREYVGQHMDILNLDSIYSLLKNSSGFLLGSFEVPGAIIFNAFFTFILLFFLYKEGSRMEHALFVLLPFPTEIEERLGRRIEEAIRTVMMGNLLISLIQGALVYVLLLFTSVSNKFLLSSIATIFSLIPVVGTSVVWLPIGLYIGLVQENWTGSVLFMVAGAASYLILENLVKPKILDKKLKTHPFLIFLSLIGGLQEFGVAGIIIGPMALTLVIILWDFWKIFRETRFQTV, from the coding sequence ATGAATTGGATTAAAAACAAAAACGAAATCATCGTCTACCTATTATTAGGTGCTATTTTCATAGGAACCTGTCTTACTTTATTTTTTGTGTTCAAACCTTTTCTTTGGGCTAGTTTTCTTGCTTTATTATTTTATTTAACAACACGTAAGATTCACAAAAAACTAAAAAATCTTTTAGGTGTGAAGTTTCATGGACTTTCACCTTATATTATGGTTCTTCTGATGCTTGCGGGAGTGTTTATTCCTTCCTACTTGATAGTATCAACCTTAATTAGGGAATCGTTAAATCTAGTCAGTTACATTAGAAACCAACTCACTGAAGAATCTATAGTTTCTTTACTTTTAAATAGCCCGATGCTCACAGATTTTTTCACAGAGAATGAATTTTTCTGGATCAAACTTCCTTTAATGTATAGAGAATATGTAGGACAACATATGGATATCTTGAACCTAGACTCCATCTATAGTTTACTAAAAAATTCGTCTGGATTTTTGCTCGGATCTTTTGAAGTACCAGGAGCTATTATTTTCAATGCATTTTTTACCTTTATTTTGCTTTTCTTTTTATATAAAGAAGGAAGCAGAATGGAACATGCACTATTTGTTTTACTTCCCTTTCCAACGGAAATTGAGGAAAGATTAGGACGGCGTATTGAAGAAGCCATTCGCACTGTGATGATGGGAAACTTGCTCATCTCCTTAATCCAGGGAGCCCTCGTCTATGTGTTGTTACTCTTCACATCCGTTTCGAACAAGTTTTTACTTTCAAGTATAGCAACTATTTTTTCACTTATTCCCGTTGTGGGAACATCCGTTGTATGGTTGCCGATAGGTTTGTATATTGGTCTGGTCCAAGAAAACTGGACTGGTAGTGTTCTCTTTATGGTTGCCGGAGCGGCAAGTTATTTAATTTTAGAAAACTTAGTTAAACCTAAAATTTTAGACAAAAAGTTAAAAACACATCCGTTTTTAATCTTTTTATCTCTTATTGGCGGATTACAAGAGTTTGGTGTAGCTGGTATTATCATTGGTCCTATGGCTTTGACATTAGTCATTATCCTCTGGGATTTTTGGAAAATCTTTAGAGAGACACGTTTTCAAACAGTTTAG